A region from the Etheostoma spectabile isolate EspeVRDwgs_2016 chromosome 9, UIUC_Espe_1.0, whole genome shotgun sequence genome encodes:
- the LOC116696096 gene encoding uncharacterized protein LOC116696096 isoform X2 — protein MEMWLTLLLLTALVISDQAFVILDGLRNSVNVSFGGSVIFECGLKTETKSRFSVKWYFNPSGSSFNGSKPFCEEIINKSAKFSTLGSNQTTQDPSNKERDAQRCNISNVTEQNDGWYFCEVTIDIPILTYNHSNGTKLIISTVSPTDNFSLDGHWMWILLGVSTFILIVLLVLCVLLRRRLRRSRGEDPIYANTRPVANKQPSPRPAMLVGNLKTASSSQNLHNPSPGRRYHDGKQRYKQ, from the exons ATGGAAATGTGGTTGACTCTGCTGTTACTCACAG CCCTGGTGATATCTGATCAAGCATTTGTGATTCTGGATGGATTGCGGAACAGTGTGAACGTTTCTTTTGGTGGCTCTGTGATTTTTGAATGCGGTTTGAAGACTGAGACCAAAAGCAGATTTAGTGTAAAATGGTATTTCAACCCGTCTGGATCTTCGTTCAATGGATCAAAGCCATTCTGTGAAGAGATCATTAACAAATCTGCAAAGTTCTCCACCCTGGGGTCTAATCAGACAACGCAGGACCCGAGTAACAAAGAGCGAGACGCTCAACGTTGCAATATATCAAATGTAACGGAGCAGAACGACGGATGGTACTTTTGCGAAGTCACAATAGATATTCCCATATTAACCTATAATCACAGCAACGGAACGAAATTAATTATTT CTACCGTGTCTCCCACAGACAACTTCTCGCTGGATGGCCACTGGATGTGGATCCTGTTGGGGGTATCTACTTTCATCCTGATTGTCCTGCTGGTCCTGTGTGTCTTGCTGAGAAGAAGACTCCGCAGAAGCAGAG GAGAAGATCCCATCTATGCAAACACTCGTCCTGTGGCCAACAAACAGCCTTCACCTCGGCCGGCGATGCTGGTGGGCAACCTGAAGACGGCTTCTTCCTCTCAAAACCTCCACAACCCGAGTCCAGGCCGGAGATACCACGATGGCAAACAGAGATACAAACAATGA
- the LOC116696096 gene encoding uncharacterized protein LOC116696096 isoform X1, which produces MEMWLTLLLLTALVISDQAFVILDGLRNSVNVSFGGSVIFECGLKTETKSRFSVKWYFNPSGSSFNGSKPFCEEIINKSAKFSTLGSNQTTQDPSNKERDAQRCNISNVTEQNDGWYFCEVTIDIPILTYNHSNGTKLIISKSKEHTTHPSLPLVTGKQATVSPTDNFSLDGHWMWILLGVSTFILIVLLVLCVLLRRRLRRSRGEDPIYANTRPVANKQPSPRPAMLVGNLKTASSSQNLHNPSPGRRYHDGKQRYKQ; this is translated from the exons ATGGAAATGTGGTTGACTCTGCTGTTACTCACAG CCCTGGTGATATCTGATCAAGCATTTGTGATTCTGGATGGATTGCGGAACAGTGTGAACGTTTCTTTTGGTGGCTCTGTGATTTTTGAATGCGGTTTGAAGACTGAGACCAAAAGCAGATTTAGTGTAAAATGGTATTTCAACCCGTCTGGATCTTCGTTCAATGGATCAAAGCCATTCTGTGAAGAGATCATTAACAAATCTGCAAAGTTCTCCACCCTGGGGTCTAATCAGACAACGCAGGACCCGAGTAACAAAGAGCGAGACGCTCAACGTTGCAATATATCAAATGTAACGGAGCAGAACGACGGATGGTACTTTTGCGAAGTCACAATAGATATTCCCATATTAACCTATAATCACAGCAACGGAACGAAATTAATTATTT CAAAGAGCAAGGAACATACAACGCACCCGTCACTACCCCTAGTGACAGGCAAacaag CTACCGTGTCTCCCACAGACAACTTCTCGCTGGATGGCCACTGGATGTGGATCCTGTTGGGGGTATCTACTTTCATCCTGATTGTCCTGCTGGTCCTGTGTGTCTTGCTGAGAAGAAGACTCCGCAGAAGCAGAG GAGAAGATCCCATCTATGCAAACACTCGTCCTGTGGCCAACAAACAGCCTTCACCTCGGCCGGCGATGCTGGTGGGCAACCTGAAGACGGCTTCTTCCTCTCAAAACCTCCACAACCCGAGTCCAGGCCGGAGATACCACGATGGCAAACAGAGATACAAACAATGA